The Canis lupus familiaris isolate Mischka breed German Shepherd chromosome 5, alternate assembly UU_Cfam_GSD_1.0, whole genome shotgun sequence region ACCTGGAGTGAGCTCCACTTGAAAATCCTTCTCAATGCTAGCTACACTTCACCTGGCAGAGTTGTCAGGGAGGGCAGGGTTGGGATGTAGCACACGGTTTGAATTTGGGAAACAGGTTCTTGGCTTTGACTGAATCCGGCTAGGCGTGCATGTTGGCTTTCAATGTCTCTCTAAAGGCCTTGGGCCAGAGATCTGCAGGAAATGtgcagtctgcaggggcctgagCCTAGGGCTGGTAAGGGAGCACTATTCCTTCTAGAGCAGAAAGCCTCTGGGATCTAGGACTCTTAGTCATTTGGCCATCATTTGTCGCCACCTGTAGCTATGTCCCAGTATTCAGGGGCATGCTTTAGGAGAAAGTTAACTTTAAattgagaaggaaggagggaatatCTGAGGTGGTAGGATGATCAACACATCTtggtttgcctgttttttttttttttttaagactttatccatctattcatgagagacagagagaggcagagacataggcagagggaaaaggttccccatggggaacccgatgtgggacttgatccgaggaccccgggatcatgccctgagcgaaaggcagatgctcagccactgaacaccccaggtgccctggtttgcTTGGTTTTAAAAGTGATCTTATCCCAGAAACCCCCTCAGTCTCAGGCAAACTGGGACAAATGCTTTGGGATATCTAGGATTTCCATTGGAAGCAAATCCGCATGGAAGGCATGACTGTAGGATGTGAAGCATCTGATGTACATGTATCTCTCTGATATATGCCCATATAATCTTGGTCTGCTGGAGAGGCATGAGAAATAACTCTCTTGGGGATTTTCCAGAGGATGCTCTTGTATTCAAATTGGTAACTGAATATGGAGTCAGGAAAAATCTGGATTGCACTTTTCACTGGGATTGGAGATACAGATCCTTGTGCCTCTGTGGACTCTGGACATACTCTCAAAGTAATTCAGTGGATCTAGAGAGGCACTGTGCATACCTCCAGTCCTTAAATTCCCAACAAAACTTCACTTGTGTGGAGCCCCAAGAatgaatttgataattttttttctgttcccttcccCCTAAGCAAGGGTAGAATAACTAAAAATCATTACATGGATTTTGCCCTGGGCCTCCTTCTGGAACACTGGGCTGGTAATTCATACCAGCTTCTCTCCTATCCTAACCATCACTGGTCCCAGGAAAGACTTTAGTAGTGAGAGTCCCATTTTCTTGGTAGCTGTTGGGGCAGGGgcaaaaagggagagaagaggatgaGAAATTAAAGTGGAAGGGTTGTAGATGGCTGGGAAACAGAGTTAAAAGTTTTGTtggtgggcgcctgggtggctagtcagttaaatgtcttcctttggctcaggtcatgatctcagagtcctgggatggagccccgtgtggggctccttgctcagtggggagtctgcttttcctctccctctgcctctcctcccctgctcgtgcattctctctatctcaaatagataaataaaatcttagaaaaaaaagttttgctggAGAACAAATGTGGACATTTCCAGCCGAGGAACATTCTTCTGTCTTTCCATGTCTCTTTGGTGCTTCAATAGTCTACGCTTTCCTTCTACTTCTAATCAGTGGTCTGAACGCATTTCCAGGAAGGTTCTTGGATCAACCAGCTTCCATGGTTTCCTCTTTTGCTCCATGTCTGTCAGGGTTTGTGCTCTGCTTGGACTGAATTCTTGCATCCTTCCTGGTTCTTGTAGTTCATGGGGAGCCCCCCAAAGCCTTTTTCTTgggacttctttctctctcactggaaACCATAAATTGTCCTAGACTTAGAAAGAggtccttttaaaatataaacttcagCAGAATCAGGCATCTGCTACAGACCAAACAGCTGGCTGCaatcattgttttttgtttttgttgtttgttggtttgtttgttttctccttagTGAGCCCCTTCAAGGTATCTGTGGAGGAACTTGAGGACAGAGTGTTCCTGAGTTGCAATACCAGTGTCCTAAGGATAGAGGGAACTATGGGAATACAACTCCCACACAGTAGAACTCTGGACTTGGGGAAACGCATCCTGGACCCACGAGGAATATATCGGTGCAATGCGACAGAAGAACAATCCGACAAAGCACCTTATATGCAAGTATATTATCGAAGTATGTGCCTTTTGGACTCTTTGAACTGAAATGGATGGGACCTCTGGATATGAGAACCTTAGAGCCAGAGGGCACTATGGTGGACCAATCTGTTCTCTAAACAAAGTGAAGTTACTCTTGTAATGGTGTGAGCCAGACTTTGGAACTTAACTAGCAGAAAAAAACAGTAGGGGCCTTGTGACTCAAGCAGTAGAATCTTGGTTAAGAGagttgtttgggggggggggagtgaatgggtgaggggcactgaggggggcacttgacaggatgagcactgggtgttattctgtaagttggcaaattgaacaccaataaaaaataaatttattatatatataaaaaaagagagttGTTTGGCCTTACTGCCTTGTTTACATTCCTACAAAGCTGAAAGTACTTCTTGGCTCTTCTCAGGGATTCCTTGGGATTAAGGGCAGAGGTGGATGTAGCAAAGGCATCAGCAGGCCTTTATCCAGGGGTCTTACTAAAGTCTGAGTCTTAGTGTGAGGTTCTGGGGCTGCCCTAGGGGGCAGGGATGGTTCCCTGGTCTTGAAGGCTCTCTAGCTCTCCTCTTACCCTCATTCCCCCACAGTGTGTCAGAACTGTGTGGAGCTGAACTCAGCTACCCTGGCTGGCATTGTCATCGCTGACATAATCGCCACTCTGCTCCTTGCTTTGGGAGTCTATTGCTTTGCTGGACACGAGACTGGAAGGTCCTCTAAGTGTAAGTGGAAAGGacagagtgtgcatgtgtgtatgtacatgcgTGTTGTGGGTGTGAGCGTGCACCTGCTAAGAATGGGGCTGGCAATGGGTTGTGTCTCATCTGAGTCACTCTTGCAGTCTCCTAAGAACTCCTAAAACTGGTTGTTGGAAGACTTGTGCCTATATTGCTCATGCAGACTTCTGAGGGTATGACCAGCTGTAGTCCTCCTGCAGTACTCATGGAGTCTCACTGTCCCATCCTCCTAGGCCCTTGATGACTCTTTCTCCCTGTTTCTTCTAGCTGCTGACACTCAAATTCTGTTGGAAAATGACCAGCTCTATCAGGTGAGCCCTGAGGGGAAAGATACATGAATGGGAGGAGAATGGGAGGAGAATAGGAGGGGATGAAGAGGCTGATGCTAGATGTTATGTGTATGGATGAAGAGTCCTGGTGAGGAATTCatcccggggggtggggggcactgggaAATTTGGTATGAACTCTCATCTCTGGGGCTGACTGGGGTCTTCACTAGGAGAATCCTGATCCTGCTTCACTGTTCCTCTTCTTACCTCCTAGCCCCTTCGAGATCGGAATGATGCTCAGTATAGTCATCTTGGTGAAAACTGGCCTCGGAAGAAGTGAACCTGAGAACCTTATAGCAGTATCAGCTATCGACTGTA contains the following coding sequences:
- the CD3D gene encoding T-cell surface glycoprotein CD3 delta chain gives rise to the protein MEHCRFLAGLILAVLLSRVSPFKVSVEELEDRVFLSCNTSVLRIEGTMGIQLPHSRTLDLGKRILDPRGIYRCNATEEQSDKAPYMQVYYRMCQNCVELNSATLAGIVIADIIATLLLALGVYCFAGHETGRSSKSADTQILLENDQLYQPLRDRNDAQYSHLGENWPRKK